A genome region from Aliivibrio salmonicida LFI1238 includes the following:
- the ispG gene encoding flavodoxin-dependent (E)-4-hydroxy-3-methylbut-2-enyl-diphosphate synthase yields MHIESPIKRRQSTRIYVGNVPIGDGAPIAVQSMTNTLTTDVAATVAQINALQKVGADIVRVSVPTMDAAEAFKLIKQQVSVPLVADIHFDYRIALKVAEYGVDCLRINPGNIGNEQRIRSVVDCARDNNIPIRIGVNGGSLEKDIQAKYKEPTAEALLESAMRHVDILDRMNFDQFKVSVKASDVFLAVDSYRLLAKQIVQPLHLGITEAGGARAGSVKSAVGLGLLLSEGIGDTLRISLAADPIEEIKVGFDILKSLRIRSRGINFIACPTCSRQEFDVIATVNELEQRLEDLITPMDVSLIGCVVNGPGEAEVSHMGIAGSYRKSAFYEDGIRQKERFDNDNIVDKLEARIRAKAAMLSKENQIDINQID; encoded by the coding sequence ATGCATATAGAGTCTCCAATTAAACGTCGCCAATCTACTCGCATTTATGTGGGTAATGTTCCTATTGGTGATGGCGCACCAATCGCTGTTCAGTCTATGACGAATACGTTAACAACTGATGTTGCTGCTACCGTTGCACAAATTAATGCACTTCAAAAAGTCGGCGCTGATATTGTTCGTGTTTCAGTGCCAACAATGGATGCGGCAGAAGCCTTTAAGTTGATTAAACAACAGGTTTCGGTTCCATTAGTTGCTGATATCCATTTTGATTATCGTATTGCATTAAAAGTTGCGGAATATGGCGTGGATTGCTTACGTATTAATCCCGGTAATATTGGTAATGAACAACGAATTCGTTCTGTTGTCGATTGTGCAAGAGATAATAATATTCCGATTCGTATTGGTGTGAATGGCGGTTCATTAGAAAAAGACATTCAAGCTAAATATAAAGAACCGACAGCAGAAGCATTACTAGAGTCCGCAATGCGCCATGTCGATATATTAGATCGTATGAACTTTGACCAGTTCAAGGTCAGTGTCAAAGCTTCTGATGTCTTTTTAGCTGTCGATTCTTATCGTTTGCTAGCAAAACAGATAGTGCAACCATTGCACCTTGGAATTACCGAGGCAGGTGGTGCTCGTGCGGGTTCTGTTAAATCAGCCGTTGGTTTAGGTTTATTATTATCAGAAGGCATTGGCGACACATTACGTATTTCGCTAGCGGCAGATCCTATTGAAGAGATCAAAGTTGGTTTTGACATCTTAAAATCATTACGAATTCGTTCTCGTGGTATTAATTTTATTGCGTGCCCAACTTGTTCTCGTCAAGAGTTTGATGTTATTGCTACGGTTAATGAGCTTGAACAGCGTTTAGAAGACTTAATCACACCAATGGATGTATCTTTGATTGGTTGTGTCGTTAATGGCCCTGGCGAGGCGGAAGTGTCTCATATGGGAATTGCGGGAAGTTATCGTAAAAGTGCATTCTATGAAGATGGGATTCGTCAAAAAGAACGTTTTGATAACGACAATATCGTGGATAAGCTAGAAGCTAGGATCCGTGCAAAAGCAGCGATGTTATCAAAAGAAAATCAAATTGATATTAATCAGATCGACTGA
- the hisS gene encoding histidine--tRNA ligase, with protein sequence MAKAIQAIRGMNDCLPTQSPLWHKVEDSVKRVISAYGYSEIRMPIVEQTHLFKRAIGEVTDVVEKEMYTFDDRNGDSLALRPEGTAGCVRAGIENGLLYNQEQRLWYMGPMFRHERPQKGRYRQFHQVGVEVFGLNGPDVDAELIMMTARLWRELGIDKHVHLELNSIGSLEARANYRVVLIEFLEQHLDILDEDCKRRMYTNPMRVLDTKNPAVQAILGDAPKLSEYLDDDSKAHFSGLCELLDAAGIQYQVNERLVRGLDYYNRTVFEWVTESLGAQGTVCAGGRYDGLVEQLGGKETSAVGFAMGLERLVLLMETLELTDVRRSVDIYMVTSGADTLMAGMKLAERLREQVPGLRVMCHFGGGNFKKQFKRADNAGAAVALILGESEVAELTVNVKDLRTGEQETFAQADVFAKLAELI encoded by the coding sequence GTGGCTAAAGCAATCCAAGCAATTCGAGGCATGAATGACTGCCTTCCAACACAGTCGCCATTGTGGCACAAAGTAGAAGACAGCGTAAAACGCGTTATTAGTGCGTATGGCTATAGCGAAATTCGCATGCCGATTGTTGAACAGACGCATCTATTTAAGCGTGCTATCGGTGAAGTTACAGACGTTGTTGAAAAAGAAATGTATACGTTTGACGACCGTAATGGTGATAGCTTAGCGCTTCGTCCAGAAGGTACTGCAGGTTGTGTACGTGCAGGGATTGAGAATGGTTTGTTGTACAACCAAGAACAACGTTTATGGTACATGGGACCAATGTTCCGTCATGAACGCCCTCAAAAAGGTCGTTACCGTCAATTCCACCAAGTAGGTGTTGAAGTTTTCGGACTGAACGGTCCTGACGTTGATGCTGAACTTATCATGATGACAGCACGCTTGTGGCGTGAGCTAGGTATTGATAAGCACGTTCATTTAGAGCTTAACTCAATTGGTTCATTGGAAGCTCGTGCTAACTATCGTGTGGTATTAATTGAATTCCTAGAACAACATTTAGATATCTTGGATGAAGATTGTAAGCGTCGTATGTACACTAACCCAATGCGTGTTCTTGATACTAAAAACCCAGCAGTACAAGCTATTTTAGGTGATGCGCCTAAGCTGTCTGAGTATTTAGATGATGATTCAAAAGCACATTTTTCTGGATTATGTGAACTACTTGACGCTGCTGGCATCCAATATCAAGTTAATGAACGCTTAGTTCGTGGTTTAGATTATTATAACCGTACTGTTTTTGAGTGGGTAACTGAAAGTTTAGGCGCTCAAGGTACGGTATGTGCTGGTGGTCGTTACGATGGATTAGTTGAGCAATTGGGTGGAAAAGAGACTTCAGCAGTTGGCTTTGCTATGGGACTTGAACGTTTAGTTCTTTTAATGGAAACATTAGAATTAACAGACGTACGCCGCTCAGTTGATATTTATATGGTGACTTCTGGAGCAGACACATTAATGGCTGGTATGAAACTGGCTGAACGACTGCGTGAACAGGTTCCTGGATTACGAGTAATGTGTCACTTCGGTGGTGGTAATTTTAAAAAGCAATTTAAACGTGCAGACAATGCGGGTGCAGCGGTAGCTCTTATTTTAGGTGAGAGTGAAGTTGCAGAGCTAACTGTAAACGTAAAAGATTTACGTACTGGTGAGCAAGAGACATTCGCTCAAGCAGACGTATTCGCAAAATTAGCAGAATTGATTTAA
- a CDS encoding YfgM family protein, with protein sequence MEAYETEEQQVEAIKSWWKENGKAVVIGGVVGIGAILGWKYYQSMQVTAKETASAGYERTLTALHTSGAKAEETTQTFIAAHAKSEYAALAALQLAKVQVEANQLDAALEQLIWISNNSKDDALVAMAQVRAARIQAEQNKFDAALTTLAGVKSTSWSARVAELKGDIALSQGDIATARSEYTESLQDGMNPSVQMKLDDLAE encoded by the coding sequence GTGGAAGCCTACGAAACTGAAGAACAACAAGTTGAAGCCATTAAAAGTTGGTGGAAAGAAAATGGCAAGGCTGTCGTAATTGGTGGTGTTGTTGGTATTGGTGCGATTCTAGGTTGGAAATATTACCAATCGATGCAAGTGACTGCGAAAGAAACGGCTTCTGCAGGTTACGAAAGAACATTGACGGCATTGCACACCTCTGGAGCTAAAGCTGAAGAAACGACTCAAACTTTTATTGCAGCACATGCGAAAAGTGAATATGCCGCATTGGCAGCACTTCAGTTAGCTAAAGTTCAAGTTGAAGCGAATCAATTAGATGCCGCATTAGAACAGTTGATTTGGATTTCAAACAACAGTAAAGATGATGCATTAGTCGCAATGGCTCAAGTTCGTGCTGCTCGTATTCAAGCGGAACAAAATAAGTTTGATGCTGCACTTACTACATTAGCTGGTGTTAAATCAACAAGCTGGTCTGCTCGTGTTGCTGAATTGAAAGGCGACATTGCACTGAGTCAAGGTGATATTGCAACCGCTCGTTCTGAATATACAGAGTCACTTCAAGATGGCATGAATCCATCTGTTCAAATGAAATTGGACGACTTAGCTGAGTAA
- the bamB gene encoding outer membrane protein assembly factor BamB, which translates to MRKVLKKAALCTFGFSMLVGCASEEDTIVMAPVPVVQNQFEPTTEWTSSIGDGVGHYFSRLTPAYAYDKIYVASRDGLVKALDPKNGKTIWEQDLEQDDTARLSGGLTLTYGKVFIGSENGEIITLDAETGEELWREKVDGEVIAKPLADEGYVIVHTSRGALVAFDAETGTEKWEINSEVPSLTLRGDSAPVSISGGVFWGMSNGRLAAALMSKGQLLWQQPVGTPKGATEIDRLVDVDSSPLILGGRLYTIGYNGQLIALDLRTGQPAWKRNYSSAMDMSTDGKRLFLVTEKDHVVAVDARSGTELWNNKELEYRQLTSPIIIDNYVVLADNEGYLHWLDKESGLFVSQQEIDSDGIAVSPIVVGDSFLIVTREGDIKKMRIK; encoded by the coding sequence ATGCGTAAGGTGTTAAAAAAAGCGGCATTATGTACCTTTGGTTTCTCCATGCTTGTTGGTTGTGCGAGTGAAGAAGATACAATCGTAATGGCACCTGTTCCTGTTGTTCAGAATCAATTTGAACCAACAACGGAATGGACAAGTTCAATTGGTGATGGTGTTGGACACTATTTTTCACGTTTAACACCTGCATATGCTTACGATAAGATTTATGTCGCAAGTCGAGATGGTCTTGTTAAAGCACTTGACCCTAAAAACGGTAAAACCATTTGGGAGCAAGATTTAGAACAAGATGATACTGCTCGATTATCTGGCGGTCTGACGCTGACTTATGGAAAAGTATTCATTGGTTCTGAAAATGGAGAGATTATCACTCTTGATGCAGAAACGGGTGAAGAGCTTTGGCGTGAGAAAGTAGATGGTGAAGTTATTGCTAAACCATTAGCAGACGAAGGTTATGTAATCGTTCATACCAGTCGTGGGGCTTTGGTTGCATTTGATGCGGAAACCGGAACCGAAAAGTGGGAAATTAACAGTGAAGTTCCTAGTTTAACACTTCGTGGTGACAGTGCTCCAGTCAGTATATCTGGTGGTGTCTTTTGGGGAATGTCTAATGGACGTTTAGCAGCAGCATTGATGTCTAAAGGTCAATTATTGTGGCAACAACCAGTAGGAACACCAAAAGGAGCGACTGAAATTGATCGCCTTGTTGATGTCGATTCATCGCCATTAATCCTTGGTGGACGTTTATATACTATTGGCTATAACGGACAGCTGATTGCGTTAGATCTTCGTACTGGTCAACCTGCGTGGAAGCGTAATTACTCTTCTGCCATGGATATGTCTACGGATGGAAAGCGTCTTTTCCTAGTAACAGAAAAAGATCATGTTGTTGCCGTCGATGCACGAAGTGGTACTGAGCTTTGGAACAATAAAGAGCTAGAGTATCGTCAGTTAACATCACCAATTATCATCGATAATTATGTAGTTTTAGCGGATAACGAAGGTTATTTGCATTGGCTAGATAAAGAAAGCGGTTTGTTTGTTTCGCAACAAGAAATTGACAGCGATGGTATTGCGGTTTCACCGATAGTGGTTGGGGATAGTTTCCTAATTGTTACACGTGAAGGCGATATCAAAAAAATGCGAATTAAATAA
- the der gene encoding ribosome biogenesis GTPase Der: MIPVVALVGRPNVGKSTLFNRVTRTRDALVADFPGLTRDRKYGRAKLEEQEFILIDTGGIDGTEEGVETKMAEQSLAAIEEADVVLFMVDGRAGLTSSDEAIAKHLRSREKPTFLVVNKIDGIDADAASAEFWQLGMSKVYQIAASHGRGVTSLLELALAPFMEELVEESLRDENGEITDLTEFEDFEDEEKDLTEEDAEKDFARLQDQPIKLAIIGRPNVGKSTLINRILGEERVVVYDMPGTTRDSIYIPMEREGQEYVLIDTAGVRRRGRINETVEKFSVIKTLKAIEDANVVLLVIDARENISDQDLSLLGFALNAGRSLVIAVNKWDGLNNEVKEKVKSELDRRLGFVDFARLHFISALHGTGVGHLYESVQEAYVSATKRVGTSVLTRVMKMAQDDHQPPMVRGRRVKLKYAHAGGYNPPLIVIHGNQVKELPSSYKRFLMNYFRKSLEIMGTPIRIQFQNSENPFEDRGGKLTLSQERQRKRLVGAVKNRNKK; the protein is encoded by the coding sequence ATGATTCCTGTTGTTGCTCTGGTAGGGCGTCCAAATGTTGGTAAGTCGACGCTGTTTAACCGTGTTACACGCACAAGGGATGCATTAGTTGCTGACTTTCCAGGCTTAACGCGTGACCGTAAATATGGTCGAGCTAAGTTAGAAGAGCAAGAATTCATTCTAATCGATACCGGCGGTATTGATGGAACAGAAGAAGGTGTTGAAACTAAAATGGCTGAACAGTCATTAGCTGCGATTGAAGAAGCTGATGTTGTGCTATTTATGGTTGATGGCCGTGCTGGTTTGACATCATCTGATGAAGCGATAGCAAAACACTTACGTTCTCGTGAAAAACCAACATTCTTAGTCGTAAACAAGATTGATGGTATTGATGCAGATGCGGCAAGTGCTGAGTTCTGGCAATTAGGTATGAGTAAAGTATACCAAATCGCCGCTTCACACGGTCGTGGTGTCACTTCTCTGCTTGAGCTTGCTCTTGCACCTTTTATGGAAGAGCTTGTTGAAGAATCTTTAAGAGATGAAAACGGTGAGATTACTGATCTGACTGAATTTGAAGATTTTGAAGACGAAGAAAAAGATCTTACAGAAGAAGATGCAGAGAAAGATTTTGCTCGTCTTCAAGATCAACCAATCAAACTTGCTATTATCGGTCGTCCTAACGTAGGTAAATCAACGCTAATTAACCGTATTTTAGGTGAAGAGCGTGTGGTTGTTTACGATATGCCAGGTACAACTCGTGACTCTATTTACATTCCAATGGAACGTGAAGGTCAAGAATATGTACTGATCGATACTGCGGGTGTTCGTCGTCGCGGTCGTATCAATGAAACCGTTGAAAAATTCTCAGTAATCAAAACATTGAAAGCAATCGAAGATGCTAACGTTGTTTTATTGGTTATTGATGCGCGTGAAAATATTTCAGATCAAGATCTAAGCTTGTTAGGCTTTGCATTGAACGCGGGTCGTTCTTTAGTTATTGCTGTTAATAAGTGGGATGGATTGAATAATGAAGTTAAAGAGAAAGTAAAATCAGAACTAGACCGTCGTTTAGGTTTTGTTGACTTTGCTCGTCTTCACTTTATTTCAGCATTGCATGGTACGGGTGTTGGTCATTTATATGAATCAGTACAAGAAGCCTATGTTTCTGCAACTAAGCGTGTAGGTACATCTGTTCTTACTCGTGTTATGAAGATGGCTCAAGATGATCACCAACCGCCAATGGTTCGTGGCCGTCGTGTGAAATTGAAATACGCGCACGCTGGTGGTTATAACCCACCACTTATCGTTATTCACGGTAACCAAGTAAAAGAATTACCTTCTTCTTACAAACGTTTCTTAATGAACTACTTCCGTAAATCATTAGAAATCATGGGAACACCAATTCGTATTCAATTCCAGAACAGCGAAAACCCATTTGAAGATCGCGGTGGTAAATTAACATTGTCTCAAGAGCGTCAACGTAAACGTCTTGTTGGTGCTGTTAAAAACCGCAATAAAAAATAA
- a CDS encoding metal-dependent hydrolase → MTQFFSTDVLFCHQTWQHTSEIQLIKKTEQGQWLVVKETPFHPVSHIWPDHPEDKGTISTRSNEYPVLACHTAAIELSTGTLYTNKEIPIKRGEEGWVFVVAHLVESAVPVSLGDSIELTVDEEHQKALSRGHSAGHIAYLALNKALHAKYWRKDADRKDELGHYNFNNYAQVTSFVTEDNCEDIYRLGKTLRKRGLNSVEMLDDLSAIEHQINQQIKEWLSLGSKVSMKCDGKALTDSRYWIADFGIDGSAKLPCGGTHVASFDEYQEIKVQLQVQGEQELLMITQSIKR, encoded by the coding sequence ATGACTCAATTCTTTTCAACGGATGTTTTATTCTGTCATCAAACGTGGCAACACACCTCTGAAATTCAATTAATTAAAAAAACAGAACAAGGCCAATGGCTTGTTGTGAAAGAAACGCCTTTTCACCCTGTTAGTCATATTTGGCCAGATCACCCAGAAGATAAAGGAACGATTAGTACTCGTTCAAATGAATATCCAGTACTTGCTTGTCATACTGCTGCTATTGAATTATCGACGGGTACTCTATATACCAATAAAGAAATACCGATTAAACGAGGTGAAGAGGGCTGGGTGTTTGTTGTTGCTCATTTAGTTGAGAGTGCAGTGCCCGTTTCTCTTGGTGATAGCATTGAGTTAACGGTTGATGAAGAACATCAAAAAGCATTAAGCCGAGGACACAGTGCAGGCCATATTGCCTATCTTGCATTAAATAAAGCGCTTCATGCTAAGTATTGGCGTAAAGATGCAGACAGAAAAGATGAATTAGGTCATTACAATTTTAATAACTACGCCCAAGTTACAAGTTTTGTAACAGAAGACAATTGTGAAGACATTTATCGTTTAGGTAAAACACTTCGTAAGCGTGGATTAAACAGCGTTGAAATGCTAGATGATCTTTCTGCTATTGAGCATCAAATAAACCAACAGATTAAAGAGTGGTTATCATTAGGCAGTAAGGTAAGCATGAAGTGTGATGGTAAAGCGTTAACAGACTCACGTTATTGGATTGCTGATTTTGGTATAGATGGTAGTGCAAAATTGCCTTGTGGTGGAACACATGTTGCTTCATTTGATGAATATCAAGAAATTAAGGTGCAACTACAAGTTCAAGGTGAACAAGAATTATTGATGATAACGCAGTCCATAAAGCGATAA
- a CDS encoding zinc ribbon domain-containing protein: MQVNQCPSCQSELRWQKEGYHCDFCQVDFKKIAHCPDCNKEMEKLNACGAANYFCHECNELKSKSRVKTELVQLSDKL, from the coding sequence ATGCAAGTAAATCAATGCCCAAGCTGCCAATCAGAATTACGCTGGCAGAAAGAGGGTTATCATTGTGATTTTTGTCAGGTTGATTTTAAAAAAATCGCACATTGTCCTGACTGCAATAAAGAAATGGAAAAGCTTAACGCCTGTGGTGCGGCAAATTATTTCTGCCATGAGTGTAATGAGCTGAAGTCAAAATCACGAGTAAAGACTGAGTTAGTACAATTAAGCGATAAGCTGTAA
- the xseA gene encoding exodeoxyribonuclease VII large subunit, translated as MSLDSNPRIFTVSRLNSEVRLLLENEMGIVWLVGEVSNLTMPVSGHWYLTLKDSQAQVKCAMFKGNNRRVTFKPQNGKQVLVKARLSLYEPRGDYQLIIESMQAEGDGRLQQEFDHLKMSLAAEGLFAQTAKKALPEQPKCVGIITSKTGAALFDILNVLKRRDPNLPVIIYPTLVQGTNAAIQIAQAIGRANSRNECDILIVGRGGGSLEDLWCFNEEIVARTIAASQIPIVSAVGHEIDVTIADFVADVRAPTPSAAAELVSRDLSSQLQIVSHQKRRLRSAIERYLSQQQKRLSTYQFRIEKQHPQLQLNTQSQRLDDLNQRLENHIQQRLERNQHKIENLSLRLSNLSPARKVHQDKQRIETLKRRLLDSMDRNLLMQRHQLALAAEKLDTVSPLATLKRGYSITRNASGSLITSTQQVHTGDTITTRFVDGEVQSTVDK; from the coding sequence ATGTCTCTCGATTCTAATCCCCGCATCTTTACAGTCTCCCGATTGAATTCTGAAGTTCGTTTATTATTAGAAAATGAAATGGGAATTGTTTGGCTTGTTGGTGAAGTGTCTAACCTTACAATGCCCGTTTCTGGCCATTGGTATCTCACTCTTAAAGACAGCCAAGCTCAAGTCAAATGTGCCATGTTTAAAGGCAATAATCGTCGCGTAACGTTTAAACCTCAGAATGGTAAGCAAGTACTTGTTAAAGCTCGTCTCTCTTTATATGAGCCTCGTGGTGACTATCAGTTAATCATTGAAAGCATGCAAGCTGAAGGGGATGGTCGTCTTCAACAAGAATTCGATCACTTAAAAATGTCATTAGCCGCTGAAGGCTTATTCGCTCAGACCGCTAAAAAGGCCTTACCAGAGCAACCGAAATGTGTCGGTATTATTACGTCTAAAACAGGCGCGGCTCTTTTTGATATTTTAAACGTATTAAAACGACGAGATCCAAATCTTCCTGTCATCATTTATCCAACCTTAGTTCAAGGCACAAATGCCGCCATTCAAATAGCGCAAGCCATTGGACGAGCAAATAGCCGTAATGAATGTGATATTTTGATCGTTGGCCGTGGAGGCGGTTCATTAGAGGATCTTTGGTGCTTTAATGAAGAAATTGTGGCAAGAACCATTGCTGCCAGTCAGATACCAATCGTCAGTGCTGTAGGTCATGAAATTGATGTCACTATCGCTGATTTTGTTGCCGATGTACGTGCCCCAACACCTTCTGCTGCGGCAGAACTAGTGAGTCGAGATCTCTCTTCTCAATTGCAGATAGTCTCGCATCAAAAACGTCGTTTACGCAGTGCTATTGAACGTTATTTATCCCAACAACAAAAACGACTTTCGACATATCAATTTAGAATTGAAAAACAACATCCTCAACTTCAATTAAATACACAAAGCCAACGTTTAGACGATCTTAATCAACGCTTAGAAAATCATATTCAACAGCGACTAGAGCGTAATCAGCATAAAATAGAAAACCTTTCTTTACGTCTTAGTAATTTATCTCCCGCAAGAAAAGTACACCAAGATAAGCAACGTATAGAGACATTAAAGCGTCGTCTTTTAGATTCAATGGACAGAAACTTACTGATGCAACGTCATCAGCTTGCTTTAGCTGCTGAAAAACTGGATACCGTAAGCCCTCTTGCAACATTAAAGCGAGGCTATTCAATTACACGTAATGCATCAGGCAGTCTCATAACATCAACTCAGCAGGTTCATACTGGTGATACCATTACGACCCGCTTTGTTGATGGTGAAGTACAATCAACAGTCGATAAGTAA
- the guaB gene encoding IMP dehydrogenase: MLRIAKEALTFDDVLLVPAHSTVLPNTADIRTQLTKSISLNIPMISASMDTVTEARLAIALAQEGGIGFIHKNMSIEQQAEEVRLVKIFEAGVVSAPVTVRPDATIQDVKDLTEKHGFAGFPVVTETNELVGIITGRDVRFVTDLSKKVDVVMTPKSRLASVKEGATREEVQEKMHEARVEKVLVVNDEFQLTGMITAKDFHKAERKPNACKDERGRLRVGAAVGAGAGNEERVAALVEAGVDVLLIDSSHGHSEGVLQRIRETRAAFPDLQIIGGNVATGLGAQALIDAGVSAVKVGIGPGSICTTRIVTGVGVPQITAISDAAEVANAHGIPVIADGGIRYSGDICKAIAAGASCVMVGSMFAGTEEAPGEVILFQGRSYKSYRGMGSLGAMSQGSSDRYFQSDNAADKLVPEGIEGRIAYRGRLKEIVHQQMGGLRSSMGLTGSATIEDMRTKAEFVIISGAGMKESHVHDVQITKEAPNYRLG; this comes from the coding sequence ATGCTACGAATCGCAAAAGAAGCTTTAACCTTCGATGACGTTTTACTCGTCCCAGCACACTCTACTGTTCTTCCTAACACCGCTGATATTCGCACTCAGTTAACGAAGAGCATCTCTCTAAATATCCCAATGATTTCAGCATCAATGGATACCGTGACAGAAGCGCGTCTTGCTATTGCGTTAGCGCAAGAGGGTGGCATCGGTTTTATCCACAAAAACATGTCAATTGAACAGCAAGCTGAAGAAGTTCGCTTAGTAAAAATCTTTGAAGCAGGCGTTGTCTCTGCTCCAGTAACCGTTCGTCCTGACGCAACTATTCAAGATGTGAAAGATCTGACTGAAAAACACGGTTTTGCTGGCTTCCCTGTAGTAACTGAAACTAACGAACTAGTTGGTATCATTACTGGTCGTGATGTTCGTTTCGTAACAGACTTATCTAAGAAAGTTGACGTTGTAATGACGCCAAAATCACGCTTAGCTTCTGTTAAAGAAGGAGCAACTCGTGAAGAAGTTCAAGAGAAAATGCATGAAGCTCGCGTTGAGAAAGTATTGGTAGTGAACGATGAGTTCCAACTAACTGGTATGATCACAGCAAAAGATTTCCATAAAGCAGAACGTAAACCGAATGCATGTAAAGACGAACGTGGTCGTCTACGTGTTGGTGCTGCTGTTGGTGCGGGTGCTGGTAACGAAGAGCGTGTTGCTGCTCTTGTTGAAGCGGGTGTTGACGTTCTACTTATCGATTCATCACACGGTCACTCAGAAGGCGTTTTACAACGTATTCGTGAAACTCGTGCTGCTTTCCCTGATCTACAAATCATTGGTGGTAACGTTGCGACTGGTTTAGGCGCTCAAGCATTAATCGATGCTGGCGTAAGTGCGGTTAAAGTCGGTATTGGCCCGGGTTCAATTTGTACTACTCGCATTGTAACTGGTGTTGGTGTTCCTCAAATTACGGCAATTTCAGACGCAGCTGAAGTGGCAAATGCTCACGGCATTCCTGTTATTGCAGATGGCGGTATTCGTTACTCTGGTGATATTTGTAAAGCAATCGCAGCTGGCGCATCATGCGTTATGGTTGGCTCAATGTTTGCTGGTACAGAGGAAGCTCCGGGTGAAGTCATTCTTTTCCAAGGTCGTTCATACAAATCTTACCGTGGAATGGGCTCTCTGGGTGCAATGTCTCAAGGCTCTTCAGACCGTTACTTCCAATCCGATAATGCAGCGGACAAACTTGTCCCTGAAGGTATTGAAGGCCGCATCGCGTATCGCGGTCGTCTAAAAGAGATCGTTCACCAACAAATGGGTGGTTTACGCTCAAGCATGGGCCTAACGGGTTCTGCAACGATTGAAGACATGCGTACTAAAGCAGAATTTGTAATAATCTCAGGTGCGGGTATGAAAGAATCACACGTACATGATGTTCAGATCACAAAAGAAGCACCAAACTACCGTTTAGGTTAG